A portion of the Chitinivibrionia bacterium genome contains these proteins:
- a CDS encoding ketoacyl-ACP synthase III, with product MKARIISIGTAVPQTIKNNDHFAKYLDTSDEWITQRTGIKERRVWDNAPADAASELGFLAATKAIERAQISAESIDTVICATFTPDNFFPSTAALIAGKLGIKGAFAFDLSAACAGFTFGLSVADSLIRSGQSKRVLMVGSEVISRTLDWEDRGTCILFGDGAGAVIVEASEGEKGILSCVNYTDPSGAEHLALPSFGEKRFLNMEGTKIYKYACKLMPEMVEQALAKVGMSVADINLLIPHQANIRIIESVGERLGLSADKVMINLQKYGNTSSATIPLAMEEAWDGGRIKDGDIVALTSLGGGITAGGIIIRF from the coding sequence ATCAAAGCAAGAATTATTTCTATCGGGACTGCTGTTCCGCAGACGATAAAGAACAACGACCACTTTGCGAAGTATTTGGATACTTCCGACGAGTGGATTACTCAGCGCACGGGAATAAAAGAGCGCAGGGTTTGGGATAACGCCCCAGCGGACGCGGCGAGCGAACTCGGATTTTTGGCGGCGACAAAGGCAATCGAGCGAGCGCAAATCTCCGCCGAAAGCATAGATACCGTTATTTGCGCGACGTTTACCCCCGACAATTTTTTTCCATCGACTGCGGCGCTCATTGCGGGCAAGCTCGGAATTAAAGGGGCTTTCGCGTTTGATTTGTCCGCGGCTTGCGCGGGCTTCACTTTTGGACTGTCGGTTGCGGACTCGCTTATTCGGAGTGGTCAGAGCAAACGGGTTTTAATGGTTGGAAGCGAAGTCATCTCCCGAACGCTTGACTGGGAAGACAGAGGCACTTGCATACTTTTCGGCGACGGAGCGGGCGCGGTTATCGTTGAGGCGAGCGAGGGTGAAAAGGGAATACTTTCCTGCGTAAATTACACAGACCCAAGCGGCGCGGAGCATTTGGCGCTTCCGAGTTTCGGCGAAAAGCGCTTTTTGAATATGGAAGGAACAAAAATTTACAAATACGCGTGCAAACTTATGCCCGAAATGGTAGAGCAAGCGCTCGCAAAAGTCGGTATGAGCGTGGCTGACATAAATCTGCTTATCCCTCACCAAGCAAACATTCGCATTATTGAAAGCGTTGGCGAGCGGCTCGGTTTGTCGGCGGACAAAGTAATGATAAACTTGCAAAAATACGGAAATACGTCTTCGGCGACCATTCCTTTGGCTATGGAAGAGGCGTGGGACGGCGGTCGAATAAAAGACGGCGATATTGTGGCTTTAACGTCGCTCGGCGGCGGAATTACCGCGGGCGGAATAATAATAAGATTTTAA